One genomic segment of Amycolatopsis sp. Hca4 includes these proteins:
- a CDS encoding nucleoside deaminase → MKDTEETLLRRAIELAREAREEHGNPPFGSLLADADGNILAEDRNTSLTDNDITAHPELKLARWAAQHLDPETAAATTMFTSTQPCGMCTGAIERSGLGRVVFALSTEQFLTLRPPVTWGDHKLEGPALFDEARVPVEGYYK, encoded by the coding sequence GTGAAGGACACCGAAGAAACCCTGCTGCGGCGGGCGATCGAGCTGGCCCGCGAAGCGCGCGAGGAACACGGCAACCCGCCGTTCGGTTCCCTGCTGGCCGACGCCGACGGGAACATCCTGGCCGAGGACCGCAACACTTCGTTGACGGACAACGACATCACGGCCCACCCGGAGCTGAAGCTGGCCCGCTGGGCGGCGCAGCACCTCGACCCGGAAACCGCGGCGGCCACGACGATGTTCACCAGCACGCAGCCGTGCGGGATGTGCACCGGGGCGATCGAGCGGTCCGGGCTCGGCCGGGTCGTCTTCGCGCTGTCGACGGAACAGTTCCTCACCCTGCGGCCGCCGGTGACGTGGGGCGACCACAAGCTGGAGGGTCCCGCGCTGTTCGACGAGGCGCGGGTGCCGGTCGAGGGCTACTACAAGTGA
- a CDS encoding NAD/NADP-dependent octopine/nopaline dehydrogenase family protein: protein MSVLDGIGVVGAGGEGRAVAAYLAARDLPVHLYTRDLDAVGEIAHRREIVARGVLDGRFPLRDVTADPAGLGARAVVLVATVTTAYPEVAARLAPHLRRGQVVVLFSGKLCGSVEFACALAAAGAPEVDVVETDALFAARPSGTDGVTVLGVKGWNLISGSSEAAVARRAGLLCEWFPMLEVARNPVERGLHDFGAVAHVPIALANLGTIDRAEELLFYVDGVSARTIALLERTEAEFAAVADAYDARLLPMTEVLDRYYGCPATTLLDALRTVRPYRTIAAPTSLDHRFLTEDIRSTLVPLQALARCAGVGTPVVDAAITIMSVLGGEDFRRTGRTLARLGWDGLEHGAILDRLGAGGRVAGRAA from the coding sequence ATGAGCGTGCTGGACGGGATCGGGGTCGTCGGGGCGGGCGGCGAGGGGCGGGCCGTGGCCGCGTACCTCGCCGCGCGGGACTTGCCCGTGCACCTGTACACCCGGGACCTCGACGCCGTCGGGGAGATCGCGCACCGCCGGGAGATCGTCGCGCGCGGGGTGCTCGACGGGCGCTTCCCGCTCCGGGACGTGACCGCCGACCCGGCCGGGCTGGGTGCGCGGGCCGTGGTCCTGGTCGCCACGGTGACCACGGCCTACCCGGAGGTCGCCGCCCGGCTGGCACCGCACCTGCGCCGGGGACAGGTAGTGGTGCTGTTCTCCGGCAAGCTCTGCGGGAGCGTCGAGTTCGCCTGCGCGCTCGCCGCCGCCGGGGCGCCGGAGGTCGACGTCGTCGAGACCGATGCGCTGTTCGCCGCGCGGCCGTCCGGAACCGACGGCGTCACCGTGCTCGGCGTCAAGGGCTGGAACCTGATCTCCGGGAGCAGCGAGGCCGCCGTCGCCCGGCGGGCCGGGTTGCTGTGCGAGTGGTTCCCGATGCTGGAGGTCGCGCGCAACCCGGTGGAGCGCGGCCTGCACGACTTCGGCGCCGTGGCGCACGTGCCGATCGCGCTGGCCAACCTCGGCACCATCGACCGGGCGGAGGAACTGCTCTTCTACGTCGACGGCGTTTCGGCGCGGACGATCGCCCTGCTCGAACGCACCGAGGCCGAGTTCGCCGCCGTGGCGGACGCGTACGACGCCCGGCTGCTGCCCATGACGGAGGTGCTCGATCGGTACTACGGCTGCCCGGCCACGACGTTGCTCGACGCGTTGCGGACGGTGCGGCCGTACCGGACGATCGCCGCGCCGACCAGCCTCGACCACCGGTTCCTGACCGAGGACATCCGGTCGACGCTGGTGCCGCTGCAGGCGCTGGCGCGGTGCGCCGGGGTCGGGACGCCGGTGGTGGACGCGGCGATCACGATCATGTCCGTGCTCGGCGGGGAGGACTTCCGGCGGACCGGCCGGACCCTGGCTCGGCTCGGGTGGGACGGCCTTGAGCACGGGGCGATCCTGGACCGGCTCGGTGCCGGGGGCCGGGTGGCGGGCCGGGCGGCTTGA
- a CDS encoding alkaline phosphatase family protein yields MQPPSLADVPHLGQVVPSLLAALGVPGCGNTLSLPEARSACVLLVDGLGWELLAEHAADAPVLTELAREPLRVGFPSTTAAGVAAIGTGLASGEHGMVGYTFEMPGAGVLNALRWCSHEDGSDLRGALPPREVQPLPTTFERAAAAGVDAAVVSSAQFRDTALTLATQSGARYAGVHALGDLVARTLSVLEGHAFCYAYHSDLDLLGHIHGPGSTAWRMQLRQIDRLVESLVDGLPPGALLAVVADHGMVTVDDKLDLEDAPELLAGVRTFGGEVRARHVYTEPGAAADVLAAWREVLGERAWVRSREEAVAEGWFGHTVSDRVLPRIGDVVAAARGGFGMVRELAEAVESSLVGQHGSLTGAEQLVLLALAQG; encoded by the coding sequence GTGCAGCCGCCCTCGCTCGCCGACGTGCCCCACCTCGGCCAGGTCGTCCCGTCCCTGCTCGCCGCGCTCGGCGTACCCGGCTGCGGGAACACGCTCAGCCTGCCGGAGGCCCGCAGCGCCTGCGTGCTGCTCGTCGACGGGCTCGGCTGGGAGCTGCTCGCCGAGCACGCGGCGGACGCCCCGGTGCTGACCGAGCTCGCCCGCGAGCCGCTGCGCGTGGGCTTCCCGTCGACGACCGCCGCCGGGGTGGCCGCGATCGGCACCGGGCTCGCGTCGGGCGAGCACGGGATGGTCGGCTACACCTTCGAGATGCCCGGCGCCGGCGTGCTCAACGCGCTGCGCTGGTGCAGCCACGAAGACGGCAGCGACCTGCGCGGCGCGCTCCCGCCCCGCGAGGTGCAGCCGCTCCCGACGACGTTCGAGCGCGCCGCCGCGGCGGGCGTCGATGCGGCGGTGGTGTCGTCCGCCCAGTTCCGCGACACCGCCTTGACCCTGGCCACCCAGAGCGGCGCGCGGTACGCCGGTGTCCACGCGCTGGGCGACCTCGTCGCGCGGACGTTGTCGGTGCTGGAGGGGCACGCGTTCTGCTACGCCTACCACAGCGACCTCGACCTGCTCGGCCACATCCACGGACCCGGCTCGACGGCGTGGCGGATGCAGCTGCGGCAGATCGACCGGCTCGTCGAGTCCCTTGTGGACGGTCTGCCGCCCGGCGCGCTGCTCGCGGTGGTGGCCGACCACGGGATGGTGACCGTCGACGACAAGCTCGACCTCGAAGACGCCCCGGAGCTGCTGGCCGGCGTCCGGACGTTCGGGGGCGAGGTCCGGGCCCGGCACGTCTACACCGAGCCGGGCGCGGCCGCGGACGTCCTCGCGGCCTGGCGGGAGGTGCTGGGCGAGCGGGCCTGGGTGCGCTCGCGCGAGGAGGCGGTGGCGGAGGGCTGGTTCGGGCACACGGTGAGCGACCGGGTGCTGCCGCGCATCGGCGACGTCGTCGCCGCGGCCCGTGGCGGGTTCGGGATGGTGCGGGAGCTCGCGGAGGCCGTCGAGAGCTCGCTGGTCGGGCAGCACGGGTCGCTCACCGGCGCGGAGCAGCTCGTGCTGCTGGCACTGGCCCAGGGGTAG
- a CDS encoding LLM class flavin-dependent oxidoreductase, which yields MKIGVNVPNFGPGTDPGVLRSWAQTVEGLGFDLLMVSDHVAITPDVAEQYPAPFYEPFTTLSWLAGVTRKVRLGTTVLVVPYRHPLLVARMAANLDQLSGGRLVIGAGIGWARQEFEALGVPFEQRGKLTTEHLRAIRAAWAERDDYRVDPIPLWLGGHSDAGLRRAIELGDAWHPLRLTPAGFREGLGRLEKLAGDRPVPAFAPRILLRLTAAPVDGPDRLAGHGTLEQVLDDLAQLGALGADTVVLDPFDTDPAETLRPEVAWRDLAAVAASWKENR from the coding sequence GTGAAGATCGGCGTGAACGTCCCCAACTTCGGCCCCGGCACGGATCCGGGCGTCCTGCGGTCCTGGGCGCAGACGGTGGAGGGCCTCGGTTTCGACCTGCTGATGGTGTCCGACCACGTCGCCATCACGCCGGACGTCGCCGAGCAGTACCCGGCGCCGTTCTACGAGCCGTTCACGACGTTGTCGTGGCTGGCGGGCGTGACGCGGAAGGTGCGGCTGGGCACCACCGTGCTCGTGGTGCCGTACCGCCATCCCCTGCTGGTGGCGCGGATGGCCGCGAACCTCGACCAGCTCAGTGGCGGCCGGCTCGTGATCGGGGCCGGGATCGGCTGGGCCAGGCAGGAGTTCGAGGCGCTGGGCGTGCCGTTCGAGCAGCGCGGCAAGCTCACCACCGAGCACCTGCGGGCGATCCGGGCCGCGTGGGCCGAGCGTGACGACTACCGCGTGGACCCGATCCCGCTGTGGCTCGGCGGGCACAGCGACGCCGGGTTGCGCCGGGCGATCGAGCTCGGCGATGCCTGGCACCCGCTGCGGCTGACGCCGGCCGGGTTCCGGGAAGGCCTGGGGCGCCTGGAAAAGCTGGCAGGCGACCGGCCGGTGCCCGCCTTCGCGCCGCGGATCCTGCTGCGGCTGACGGCGGCGCCGGTGGACGGGCCGGACCGGCTCGCCGGGCACGGCACGCTCGAGCAGGTCCTCGACGATCTGGCGCAGCTGGGGGCGCTGGGGGCGGACACGGTCGTGCTCGACCCGTTCGACACGGACCCGGCCGAAACGCTGCGCCCGGAGGTGGCGTGGCGAGACCTCGCGGCGGTGGCCGCGTCCTGGAAGGAGAACCGGTGA
- a CDS encoding zinc ribbon domain-containing protein: MPTYAYRCRECTETFELLRPMSESGAPATCPEGHADTVKLLTTVALTGAAGGPAAPAGGGGGCCGGGCCG; encoded by the coding sequence ATGCCGACCTACGCCTACCGCTGCCGCGAGTGCACCGAGACGTTCGAGCTCCTGCGCCCGATGAGCGAATCCGGCGCGCCGGCCACCTGCCCGGAGGGCCACGCCGACACCGTCAAGCTGCTCACCACGGTCGCGCTGACCGGGGCCGCGGGCGGTCCCGCGGCCCCGGCAGGCGGTGGCGGTGGCTGCTGCGGTGGCGGCTGCTGCGGCTGA
- a CDS encoding phosphotransferase, which yields MADDYTRAAVRAARAVTTRLGLPRHDPEVLHERSNVLVRLGPLVARVPATTRLLRPEPSAWLARDVAVSRFLTDRGVLVVSPTTDPPAGPHFADGLPVTLWHHTPHDPGHRYAPGVVARSLADLHAALLEYPGELPRRGPLAELEGLLDRQDLDPRLRAEAARLEAALPDAPVRPLHGDAHPGNLIATAAGPCWLDFEDTWLGPLAWDLGILARQGGPEYLAAYPGSVPEEALRAYTRLRELFAVAWRFVIAQRFPHRLPEARSALADYFS from the coding sequence GTGGCCGACGACTACACCCGCGCGGCGGTCCGCGCGGCCCGTGCCGTGACCACCCGGCTGGGGCTGCCCCGCCACGATCCCGAAGTGCTCCACGAGCGGTCGAACGTGCTGGTGAGGCTGGGTCCGCTGGTTGCCAGGGTGCCCGCCACGACCCGCCTGCTGCGCCCGGAGCCGTCGGCCTGGCTGGCCCGGGACGTCGCCGTCTCGAGGTTCCTCACGGATCGTGGTGTGCTCGTCGTCTCACCCACCACGGATCCCCCGGCCGGGCCGCATTTCGCGGACGGGCTGCCGGTCACGCTCTGGCACCACACCCCGCACGATCCGGGCCACCGGTACGCACCCGGCGTCGTCGCGCGCTCCCTCGCCGACCTGCACGCGGCCCTGCTCGAGTACCCCGGCGAGCTGCCCCGCCGCGGCCCGCTGGCCGAGCTCGAAGGACTCCTCGACCGGCAGGACCTCGACCCCCGCCTGCGCGCGGAGGCCGCCCGGCTCGAAGCCGCGCTGCCGGACGCCCCGGTCCGGCCGCTGCACGGCGACGCCCACCCCGGCAACCTGATCGCGACCGCGGCCGGCCCCTGCTGGCTGGACTTCGAGGACACCTGGCTGGGGCCGCTCGCCTGGGACCTCGGCATCCTGGCGCGCCAAGGCGGCCCGGAGTACCTGGCCGCCTACCCCGGCTCGGTGCCCGAAGAAGCCCTTCGCGCGTACACGCGGCTGCGAGAACTCTTCGCCGTCGCGTGGCGCTTCGTGATCGCGCAGCGGTTCCCGCACCGGCTCCCCGAAGCCCGCTCCGCGCTCGCCGACTACTTCTCGTGA
- a CDS encoding PLP-dependent aspartate aminotransferase family protein, whose amino-acid sequence MTSSLRTRAVHAGRDDLTDLGLHAAPLDLSTTYPSRDSAAEAARIDAFAAGAELDGPPIYGRVGNPTVERFERALAELEGFEHGVAFASGMAAVSACLLSAVAQGKRHVVAVRPLYGCSDHLLESGLLGTEVTWAAPDAVAAALRPDTGLVFVETPANPTLAEADIAELALACGDVPLLVDNTFATPVLQRPGRHGARIVLHSATKFLGGHGDVMGGIVACDAAEAARLRQIRFATGGVLHPLAGYLLLRGLSTLPLRVTAASATAATLAARLGEHPAVTAVHHPRIGGPLVAFEVDGDPHALIGAVRLITPAVSLGSVDTLIQHPGSISHRIVAEGDRHDAGVSDQLIRLSAGLEDVEDLWADLEQALKAL is encoded by the coding sequence ATGACCTCCTCGCTGCGCACGCGAGCCGTCCACGCCGGCCGTGACGATCTCACGGACCTCGGCCTGCACGCCGCTCCGCTCGACCTGTCCACGACCTACCCGTCCCGCGACAGTGCCGCCGAAGCCGCCCGGATCGACGCCTTCGCCGCCGGCGCCGAGCTCGACGGCCCGCCGATCTACGGCCGGGTGGGCAACCCGACCGTCGAACGGTTCGAGCGGGCGCTCGCCGAGCTCGAAGGCTTCGAGCACGGCGTCGCATTCGCCAGCGGCATGGCCGCCGTCTCGGCCTGCCTGCTTTCCGCGGTGGCGCAGGGGAAGCGGCACGTCGTCGCGGTGCGCCCGCTGTACGGCTGCAGCGACCACCTGCTGGAGTCCGGGCTGCTCGGCACCGAGGTCACCTGGGCCGCACCCGACGCCGTCGCCGCCGCGCTGCGGCCGGACACCGGGCTGGTGTTCGTCGAGACGCCGGCGAACCCGACGCTGGCCGAGGCCGACATCGCCGAGCTGGCGCTCGCCTGCGGCGACGTGCCGCTCCTGGTGGACAACACCTTCGCCACCCCGGTGCTCCAGCGCCCCGGCCGCCACGGCGCCCGGATCGTGCTGCACAGCGCGACGAAGTTCCTCGGCGGCCACGGCGACGTGATGGGCGGGATTGTCGCGTGCGACGCGGCGGAAGCCGCCCGGCTGCGGCAGATCCGCTTCGCCACCGGCGGTGTGCTGCACCCGCTCGCCGGATACCTGTTGCTGCGCGGGCTTTCCACGCTGCCGCTGCGCGTCACCGCGGCGTCGGCGACCGCCGCGACGCTGGCCGCCCGGCTCGGCGAGCACCCGGCCGTGACCGCCGTCCACCACCCGCGGATCGGCGGCCCGCTGGTGGCGTTCGAGGTCGACGGCGACCCGCACGCCCTGATCGGGGCCGTCCGGCTGATCACGCCGGCCGTCAGCCTGGGCAGCGTCGACACGCTGATCCAGCACCCGGGCTCGATCAGCCACCGGATCGTGGCCGAGGGCGACCGCCACGACGCCGGGGTGTCCGACCAGCTGATCCGGTTGTCGGCCGGTCTCGAGGACGTCGAGGACCTCTGGGCCGACCTGGAGCAGGCGCTGAAGGCGCTCTGA
- a CDS encoding GNAT family N-acetyltransferase: MRVILSDPLVSVADVFTDIETDRLRLRPLHEADRQAMVDIHTDPRTNRFHPDPPDVPRASAMFSEWLAHWAEHGFGYPAVLERGGAEVLGTCGVRLREFHGEKVLNLGYRFRPSAWGKGYAVEAGLAVLEWRARELPSVPVLASVSIANKPSLRVAERLGFTEYTEEMHEGAMSRHYRL; this comes from the coding sequence ATGCGCGTCATTTTGTCGGACCCCCTCGTTAGCGTCGCCGATGTGTTCACCGACATCGAAACCGACCGGCTCCGGCTGCGTCCGCTCCACGAGGCGGACCGGCAGGCGATGGTCGACATCCACACGGACCCGCGCACCAACCGCTTCCACCCGGACCCGCCCGATGTCCCGCGCGCGTCGGCGATGTTCTCGGAGTGGCTGGCGCACTGGGCCGAGCACGGCTTCGGCTACCCGGCGGTCCTCGAGCGCGGCGGAGCGGAGGTGCTCGGCACGTGCGGCGTCCGCTTGCGCGAGTTCCACGGCGAGAAGGTACTCAACCTCGGCTACCGCTTTCGCCCGTCGGCGTGGGGCAAGGGCTACGCGGTGGAGGCGGGGCTGGCGGTCCTGGAGTGGCGCGCCCGCGAGCTGCCGTCCGTGCCGGTGCTGGCGAGCGTGAGCATCGCGAACAAGCCGTCGCTGCGGGTGGCCGAGCGCCTCGGCTTCACGGAGTACACGGAGGAGATGCACGAGGGCGCGATGTCGAGGCACTACCGGCTCTGA
- a CDS encoding alpha/beta fold hydrolase, translating into MTELPLVLLHAFPLDSRMWNAVREPLASHLRVITPDQRGLGRSPLPETGREPSLEDAARDVVALLDRLELDRVVLGGCSMGGYLAMAVLRLAPERVGGLVLIDTKATPDTPEAAQTRLDVAARVEREGIRTWLAEANLPNLLAASAREQRPELVETVREIIESQPPAGISWTALALRTRPDSLDLLRDSKVPALVIVGEEDPITPVAAASEIAEVMSGATLVVLPGAGHLTPLEDPAGVVEAILSWYPATHEK; encoded by the coding sequence ATGACCGAACTGCCGCTGGTCCTGCTCCACGCCTTCCCACTGGATTCCCGCATGTGGAACGCGGTGCGCGAGCCTCTCGCTTCACACCTTCGGGTGATCACCCCCGACCAGCGCGGGCTCGGCCGCTCGCCGCTGCCCGAAACCGGCCGTGAACCGAGCCTGGAAGACGCCGCGCGGGACGTCGTCGCGCTGCTCGACCGGCTGGAGCTCGACCGCGTCGTGCTCGGCGGCTGCTCGATGGGCGGCTACCTCGCCATGGCCGTGCTGCGGCTCGCGCCCGAGCGGGTCGGCGGGCTCGTGCTCATCGACACCAAGGCCACGCCCGACACACCCGAGGCCGCGCAGACGCGGCTGGACGTCGCGGCCCGCGTCGAGCGCGAAGGCATCCGGACCTGGCTCGCCGAGGCCAATCTGCCGAACCTGCTGGCCGCGTCGGCGCGCGAACAGCGTCCCGAACTCGTCGAAACGGTCCGGGAGATCATCGAGTCGCAGCCGCCCGCCGGGATCTCCTGGACCGCACTGGCGCTGCGGACCCGGCCGGACTCGCTGGACCTGCTGCGGGACTCGAAGGTCCCCGCGCTGGTCATCGTCGGCGAAGAGGACCCGATCACCCCGGTCGCGGCGGCGAGCGAGATCGCCGAGGTCATGTCGGGCGCGACGCTCGTCGTGCTGCCGGGCGCCGGCCACCTGACCCCGCTCGAAGACCCGGCCGGCGTGGTCGAGGCGATCCTGTCCTGGTACCCGGCGACTCACGAGAAGTAG
- a CDS encoding Lrp/AsnC family transcriptional regulator — translation MSASVELSPVDLEILRLLQNDARITNKDLAAAVGIAPSTCLDRVARLRETGVITGQHASVDAAKLGRPLEAFLFVQVRPHRRPLVDPFIEHLLSLPEVRAVYHLTGPDDFLAHVATSSAGELQRLVLDELTARDEVARVHTNLVFQHWSGGPLLPPGT, via the coding sequence ATGTCCGCTTCCGTCGAACTCAGTCCGGTTGATCTCGAAATCCTGCGCCTGCTGCAGAACGATGCCCGGATCACCAACAAGGACCTGGCGGCCGCGGTCGGCATCGCGCCGTCGACCTGCCTGGACCGCGTCGCCCGGCTGCGGGAAACCGGCGTGATCACCGGGCAGCACGCGTCGGTCGACGCGGCGAAGCTCGGGCGGCCGCTGGAGGCTTTCCTGTTCGTCCAGGTCCGGCCGCACCGGCGGCCGCTGGTGGACCCGTTCATCGAGCACCTGCTTTCGCTGCCGGAGGTGCGCGCGGTCTACCACCTGACCGGGCCGGACGACTTCCTCGCGCACGTCGCCACCAGCTCCGCCGGCGAGCTGCAGCGGCTGGTCCTCGACGAGCTGACCGCGCGGGACGAGGTCGCCCGCGTCCACACGAACCTGGTGTTCCAGCACTGGAGCGGCGGCCCGCTGCTGCCGCCGGGAACGTGA
- a CDS encoding adenylate kinase, with amino-acid sequence MTSTPDRIVVYGVTGSGKSTLAARIAERTGLPYHSADDICWQPGWVGTPDDEQRRLVAEVCGEPRWVLDAVYSKWQDVVLPRAELIVGLDYPRWLSLSRLVRRTFVRAVTRRRICNGNVESFRQVFSTDSILRWHFASFARKRDRIRAWAAEPPGPAVVRLTSPRQTRRWLETL; translated from the coding sequence GTGACCTCGACGCCTGACCGCATCGTCGTCTACGGCGTCACCGGCTCGGGCAAGTCCACGCTCGCGGCCCGGATCGCCGAGCGCACCGGCCTGCCCTACCACTCCGCGGACGACATCTGCTGGCAGCCGGGCTGGGTCGGCACCCCCGACGACGAGCAGCGCCGCCTGGTCGCCGAGGTGTGCGGGGAGCCGCGCTGGGTCCTCGACGCCGTCTACAGCAAGTGGCAGGACGTCGTGCTGCCCCGCGCCGAACTGATCGTGGGCCTCGACTACCCGCGCTGGCTTTCGCTGAGCCGCCTGGTGCGCCGGACGTTCGTGCGGGCGGTGACCCGGCGCCGGATCTGCAACGGCAACGTCGAATCGTTCCGCCAGGTGTTTTCCACGGACTCGATCCTCCGCTGGCACTTCGCGTCGTTCGCGCGCAAGCGGGACCGCATCCGGGCCTGGGCGGCCGAGCCGCCCGGCCCGGCCGTCGTCCGGCTGACGTCCCCGCGCCAGACCCGCCGCTGGCTCGAAACGCTCTGA
- a CDS encoding Lrp/AsnC family transcriptional regulator yields MTESLDATDWAILAELQRDARLPLTELGRRVNLSASAATERLRRLESTGVISGYRAEIDLGKLGYPVLAVVRLKYPGSRHEPLHKLLAERSEILECLRTTGDDCYTLKIAAASMAHLERTVDELCQFGSTTTNLVYSQTLPYRAPREPARDLDA; encoded by the coding sequence ATGACCGAGAGTCTCGACGCGACGGACTGGGCGATCCTCGCCGAGCTCCAGCGCGACGCCCGGCTGCCGCTCACCGAGCTCGGCCGCCGGGTGAACCTCAGCGCGTCCGCGGCCACCGAACGCCTCCGGCGGCTCGAGTCCACCGGCGTGATCAGCGGCTACCGCGCCGAGATCGACCTCGGCAAGCTCGGCTACCCGGTGCTGGCCGTGGTCCGGCTCAAGTACCCGGGCAGCAGGCACGAGCCGTTGCACAAGCTGCTCGCCGAGCGCTCGGAGATCCTCGAATGCCTGCGCACCACCGGCGACGACTGCTACACGCTCAAGATCGCCGCGGCCTCCATGGCCCACCTCGAGCGCACGGTGGACGAGCTGTGCCAGTTCGGCAGCACGACCACGAACCTCGTCTACAGCCAGACCCTGCCCTACCGCGCCCCGCGGGAGCCCGCTCGTGACCTCGACGCCTGA
- the ctaD gene encoding cytochrome c oxidase subunit I, whose product MTAVAPKPIATRPYPARESVKGSYLLRLFRTTDHKQIGIMYLVTSFAFFMAGGAMAMLIRTELARPGQQFLSQEQYNQLFTMHGTVMLLLYATPILFGFANFVLPLQIGSPDVAFPRLNAFSYWLYLFGGLIVISGFLTPGGAADFGWFAYTPLSDAIHSPGVGADLWISGLVVSGLGTILGAVNMITTVVCLRAPGMTMYRMPIFTWNILVTSILVLLAFPILTAALMGLLADRHLGAHVFDPENGGVILWQHLFWFFGHPEVYIVALPFFGIVSEIFPVFSRKPLFGYKSLVWATLAIAALSVAVWAHHMYATGAVLLPFFSFMTFLIAVPTGIKFFNWIGTMWKGQLSFETPMIFSMGFIVTFLFGGLTGILLAAPAIDFHVSDSYFVVAHFHYVLYGTIVFATFAGIYFWFPKITGRMMDEKLGKWHFWTTFIGFHGTFLVQHWLGAEGMPRRYADYLTSDGFTTLNTISTIGAYILGASTLPFIWNVFKSYRYGEIVTVDDPWGYGNSLEWATSCPPPRHNFTELPRIRSERPAFELHYPHMIERIHNEGEIGFFGKQKVNSHAAPSQLLTEAVIPGDHSKDNASEQGDK is encoded by the coding sequence GTGACGGCCGTAGCCCCCAAGCCGATCGCGACGCGCCCGTATCCCGCGCGCGAGTCGGTCAAGGGTTCGTACCTGCTGCGGTTGTTCCGCACGACGGACCACAAGCAGATCGGGATCATGTACCTGGTCACGTCGTTCGCCTTCTTCATGGCGGGCGGCGCGATGGCCATGCTGATCCGCACCGAGCTGGCGCGGCCGGGGCAGCAGTTCCTGTCCCAGGAGCAGTACAACCAGCTGTTCACCATGCACGGCACCGTGATGCTGCTGCTGTACGCGACCCCGATCCTCTTCGGCTTCGCGAACTTCGTCCTGCCGCTGCAGATCGGCTCGCCGGACGTCGCCTTCCCGCGGCTGAACGCGTTCTCGTACTGGCTGTACCTCTTCGGCGGCCTGATCGTGATCTCGGGCTTCCTGACCCCGGGTGGCGCCGCCGACTTCGGCTGGTTCGCCTACACCCCGCTGTCGGACGCCATCCACTCGCCGGGCGTCGGCGCGGACCTGTGGATCTCCGGCCTGGTGGTCTCCGGTCTCGGCACCATCCTCGGCGCGGTCAACATGATCACCACCGTGGTCTGCCTGCGCGCGCCGGGCATGACGATGTACCGGATGCCGATCTTCACCTGGAACATCCTGGTCACCAGCATCCTGGTCCTGCTCGCCTTCCCGATCCTGACCGCGGCCCTGATGGGCCTGCTGGCGGACCGGCACCTCGGGGCGCATGTGTTCGACCCCGAAAACGGCGGCGTGATCCTCTGGCAGCACCTGTTCTGGTTCTTCGGCCACCCCGAGGTGTACATCGTCGCGCTGCCGTTCTTCGGCATCGTGTCGGAGATCTTCCCGGTGTTCAGCCGCAAGCCGCTGTTCGGCTATAAGAGCCTGGTCTGGGCGACGCTGGCCATCGCGGCCCTGTCGGTCGCGGTGTGGGCGCACCACATGTACGCCACCGGCGCCGTGCTGCTGCCGTTCTTCTCCTTCATGACGTTCCTGATCGCCGTCCCGACCGGCATCAAGTTCTTCAACTGGATCGGCACGATGTGGAAGGGCCAGCTGTCCTTCGAGACGCCGATGATCTTCTCGATGGGCTTCATCGTCACGTTCCTCTTCGGCGGCCTGACCGGCATCCTGCTGGCCGCGCCGGCGATCGACTTCCACGTGTCGGACAGCTACTTCGTCGTCGCGCACTTCCACTACGTGCTCTACGGCACGATCGTGTTCGCCACCTTCGCCGGCATCTACTTCTGGTTCCCGAAGATCACCGGCCGGATGATGGACGAGAAGCTCGGCAAGTGGCACTTCTGGACCACGTTCATCGGCTTCCACGGCACGTTCCTCGTCCAGCACTGGCTGGGTGCGGAGGGCATGCCGCGGCGGTACGCGGACTACCTGACCAGTGACGGCTTCACCACGCTGAACACGATCTCCACGATCGGCGCGTACATCCTCGGTGCCTCGACGCTGCCGTTCATCTGGAACGTCTTCAAGAGCTACCGGTACGGCGAGATCGTCACGGTGGACGACCCGTGGGGCTACGGCAACTCGCTCGAGTGGGCGACGTCCTGCCCGCCGCCGCGGCACAACTTCACCGAGCTTCCCCGGATCCGCTCCGAGCGGCCCGCGTTCGAGCTGCACTACCCGCACATGATCGAACGCATCCATAACGAAGGCGAGATCGGCTTCTTCGGGAAGCAGAAGGTCAACAGCCACGCGGCGCCGTCGCAGCTGCTCACCGAAGCGGTCATCCCGGGAGACCACTCCAAGGACAACGCGAGCGAGCAAGGCGACAAGTAA